The Prevotella fusca JCM 17724 genome includes a window with the following:
- the ileS gene encoding isoleucine--tRNA ligase, which yields MAKKFAEHKGLDLVSTNQEILKEWEKKDIFHKSIDEREGEPQFIFFEGPPSANGHPGIHHVLARAIKDTFNRYKTMQGFQVLRKAGWDTHGLPVELGVEKELGITKKDIDNHASDKYISTEDYNHKCRENVMKFTAEWQQLTEEMGYFVDMEHPYITYDNKYIETLWWLLKQLYNKGLLYKGYTIQPYSPGAGTGLSSHELNQPGCYRDVKDTTVTAQFAIPADDWKALTEKADLPKETWGKPCFVAWTTTPWTLPSNVALCVGPKIEYVVIETYNPYDEEKTTLVMAASRVAAYLKSEGEITDGGELPEYVRGDKYVPYRIVGRVMGTELEGLHYQQLMPWVKPVEQTGAFAPKFVNDYAAAHPEKVFASEDGRDKFVEMESEAFRIILGDYVTTDDGTGIVHIAPTFGADDAKVAKDANIPALYLISKKGQTRPMVDLQGKYYTIEELDRNFVKACVNEKAYGHHAGDYVKNSYDPRFNPDGVWDKKASEKAEDLNIILCMEMKQEGTAFNIQKHVHNYPHCWRTDKPILYYPLDSWFIKDTAKKERMVKLNKTIRWQPESTGTGRFGNWLENLNDWNLSRSRFWGTPLPIWRDENRGEKCIGSVEELYNEIEKSVAAGVMDKNPLKEAGFVVGDFSQENYDKIDLHRPYVDDIVLVNDEGKAMRRESDLIDVWFDSGSMPYAQLHYPFEGEINAEGLKATGKSEAEYRDQLVHSCYEGIAVPPAFFPADFINEGVDQTRGWFFTLHAIATMVFDSVAFKNVISTGLVLDAKGNKMSKHVGNVTDPFEMMNKYGADPVRFYMMTNSEPWDNLKFDPEGVDECRRKFFGTLYNTYSFFALYANVDGYDATTCEAVKADAPEIDRWIISKLNSLIKGVTAELENFDPTRAGRLIDSFVNNDLSNWYVRLNRKRFWGKEMSADKKSAYDTLYTCLITVARLLAPFAPFYADQLYKDLGGDSESIHLDRWSVADESVVDADLEARMDMAQRITSMVLALRRKVNIKVRQPLAQIMVPAIDATQKKHIEAVADLIKHEVNVKDLTFVEGQGILVKKVKCNFRVMGKKFGKLMKLVAARMDALSQDEIAALEAAGEFNFELEGQPIKVEAADVEIISEDIPGWLVSNEGNLTVALEVELTEELRREGMARELINRIQNLRKETGLEITDRISVVIEPNAEAKAAVESFGELIKTQVLANNITLEENNGTDVEFDEFRLHIDIKKD from the coding sequence ATGGCAAAGAAATTCGCCGAGCACAAGGGACTTGACCTTGTAAGCACAAACCAGGAAATATTGAAAGAGTGGGAGAAGAAAGATATCTTCCACAAGAGTATTGATGAACGTGAGGGTGAGCCGCAGTTCATCTTCTTCGAGGGACCTCCATCAGCTAACGGTCACCCCGGCATTCACCACGTGCTGGCACGTGCAATCAAGGATACTTTCAACCGCTACAAGACTATGCAGGGTTTCCAGGTTCTTCGCAAGGCGGGTTGGGATACTCATGGACTACCTGTAGAATTAGGTGTAGAGAAAGAACTGGGTATCACCAAAAAGGATATTGACAATCACGCATCAGATAAATATATTTCAACTGAAGATTACAACCATAAGTGCCGTGAGAATGTGATGAAGTTCACTGCTGAATGGCAGCAGCTGACAGAAGAGATGGGTTACTTTGTTGATATGGAGCACCCATACATTACATACGACAATAAATATATTGAGACCCTGTGGTGGCTTCTCAAGCAGCTCTACAACAAGGGCTTGCTGTACAAGGGCTATACTATCCAGCCTTATTCACCAGGTGCAGGTACTGGTCTGTCAAGCCATGAGCTGAACCAGCCAGGCTGCTATCGAGATGTAAAGGACACTACCGTTACAGCACAGTTTGCTATCCCTGCTGACGACTGGAAAGCATTGACAGAGAAGGCTGACCTGCCAAAGGAAACATGGGGTAAGCCTTGCTTCGTTGCATGGACAACCACACCGTGGACACTGCCTTCAAACGTTGCACTCTGTGTTGGTCCGAAGATTGAGTATGTTGTCATTGAGACTTACAATCCGTATGACGAAGAGAAAACCACTCTCGTAATGGCAGCCAGCCGTGTAGCTGCTTACCTCAAGTCAGAGGGTGAGATTACCGACGGCGGAGAACTGCCTGAATATGTACGTGGCGACAAGTATGTTCCTTACCGTATCGTCGGGCGCGTGATGGGTACAGAGCTTGAAGGACTGCACTATCAGCAGCTCATGCCTTGGGTAAAACCAGTTGAACAGACTGGTGCCTTTGCACCAAAGTTTGTGAATGACTATGCTGCAGCTCATCCGGAGAAGGTGTTTGCAAGCGAAGATGGTCGTGACAAGTTTGTTGAGATGGAGAGCGAGGCTTTCCGTATCATCCTTGGCGACTATGTAACAACAGATGACGGTACGGGTATCGTACATATTGCTCCTACCTTCGGTGCTGACGATGCTAAGGTGGCAAAGGATGCAAACATCCCTGCACTTTACCTGATTTCAAAGAAGGGACAGACCCGTCCAATGGTTGACCTCCAAGGTAAGTACTATACTATCGAAGAGTTAGACCGGAACTTCGTTAAGGCTTGTGTAAACGAAAAGGCATACGGTCATCACGCAGGCGACTATGTAAAGAACTCATACGACCCACGCTTCAACCCAGACGGCGTATGGGACAAGAAGGCATCTGAGAAGGCAGAAGACCTGAATATCATCCTCTGTATGGAGATGAAGCAGGAAGGTACGGCTTTCAATATTCAGAAACACGTACATAACTATCCGCATTGCTGGCGTACGGACAAGCCAATCCTTTACTATCCTCTCGACAGCTGGTTCATCAAGGACACTGCCAAGAAGGAACGTATGGTTAAGTTGAACAAGACAATCCGTTGGCAGCCGGAATCAACAGGTACAGGCCGCTTCGGCAACTGGCTTGAAAACTTGAATGACTGGAACCTCAGCCGTTCACGTTTCTGGGGAACTCCATTGCCAATCTGGCGTGACGAGAACCGTGGTGAGAAGTGCATCGGCTCTGTGGAGGAACTCTACAACGAGATAGAGAAATCTGTAGCTGCTGGTGTCATGGACAAGAACCCACTGAAGGAAGCAGGCTTCGTGGTGGGCGACTTCAGCCAAGAGAATTATGACAAGATTGACCTTCACCGTCCTTACGTTGATGATATTGTCCTTGTAAACGATGAAGGAAAGGCTATGCGCCGTGAGTCAGACCTTATTGACGTTTGGTTCGACAGTGGTTCTATGCCATACGCCCAGCTTCACTATCCATTTGAAGGTGAAATCAATGCAGAAGGGTTGAAGGCTACAGGCAAGAGCGAAGCTGAATACCGTGACCAGCTGGTACACTCATGCTATGAGGGTATAGCTGTACCACCAGCATTCTTCCCTGCCGACTTCATTAACGAGGGTGTTGACCAGACACGTGGTTGGTTCTTTACACTCCATGCTATCGCGACGATGGTATTCGACTCTGTTGCCTTTAAAAACGTGATTTCAACGGGTCTTGTGCTTGATGCCAAGGGTAACAAGATGAGTAAGCATGTAGGCAATGTTACCGACCCATTCGAGATGATGAACAAGTATGGTGCTGACCCTGTGCGTTTCTATATGATGACGAACAGCGAACCATGGGACAACTTGAAGTTCGATCCGGAAGGTGTTGACGAGTGTCGCCGTAAGTTCTTCGGTACCTTATATAATACATATAGCTTCTTTGCACTCTATGCGAATGTTGATGGCTATGATGCTACGACATGCGAGGCTGTGAAGGCTGATGCACCGGAGATTGACCGTTGGATTATCTCCAAGCTCAACTCTCTTATAAAAGGTGTCACAGCTGAGTTGGAGAACTTTGACCCGACACGTGCTGGTCGTCTTATTGACTCATTCGTTAATAACGACCTCAGCAACTGGTATGTTCGGCTGAACCGTAAACGTTTCTGGGGTAAGGAAATGAGTGCTGACAAGAAGAGTGCTTACGACACATTGTACACCTGTCTGATAACAGTTGCACGTCTGTTGGCTCCGTTCGCACCATTCTATGCTGATCAGCTCTATAAAGACTTAGGTGGTGACTCAGAGAGCATCCACTTGGATCGCTGGTCAGTAGCTGATGAGTCAGTCGTTGATGCTGACCTTGAGGCACGTATGGATATGGCACAGCGCATTACTTCTATGGTTCTCGCCCTGCGTCGTAAGGTGAACATCAAGGTTCGCCAGCCATTGGCACAGATTATGGTTCCGGCTATTGATGCAACTCAAAAGAAGCACATCGAGGCTGTAGCTGACCTTATCAAGCATGAGGTGAACGTTAAGGACCTTACTTTCGTTGAAGGTCAGGGCATCCTTGTTAAGAAGGTGAAGTGTAACTTCCGTGTCATGGGTAAGAAGTTCGGTAAGCTGATGAAGCTGGTTGCAGCCCGTATGGATGCACTTTCACAGGATGAGATTGCAGCTTTGGAGGCTGCAGGAGAATTCAACTTCGAGCTGGAAGGTCAGCCAATCAAGGTAGAGGCTGCAGATGTTGAGATTATCTCTGAGGATATCCCAGGCTGGTTGGTAAGCAACGAGGGTAACCTGACGGTAGCCCTTGAGGTTGAACTGACTGAAGAACTCCGTCGTGAAGGTATGGCACGTGAGTTGATTAACCGTATACAGAATCTTCGCAAGGAAACTGGTCTTGAGATAACCGACCGCATCTCTGTTGTCATTGAGCCTAATGCTGAGGCAAAAGCAGCAGTAGAATCATTCGGTGAACTAATTAAGACACAGGTTCTTGCCAACAATATCACACTCGAAGAGAACAATGGTACTGATGTTGAGTTTGATGAATTCAGGCTCCATATTGATATTAAAAAAGACTGA
- a CDS encoding NADH peroxidase, whose translation MKKKFICTVCGYIHEGEEAPEQCPICKAPASKFKEMTEDDVTEFATVHELGTAYKDKVSEELIEHCKMTFAGECSEVGMYLAMARQADREGYPEVARAFEHYAYEEANHASRYAELLGDVLKDTKSNLMARIEAEKGACAEKFEMAKLAKKEGSDALHDTIHEMAKDEARHCAGFVGLYNRYFK comes from the coding sequence ATGAAGAAGAAATTTATCTGCACCGTTTGTGGCTATATCCACGAAGGTGAGGAGGCACCAGAGCAGTGCCCAATCTGTAAGGCTCCAGCAAGCAAGTTCAAGGAGATGACAGAAGACGACGTAACCGAGTTCGCTACCGTACATGAATTAGGTACAGCTTACAAGGACAAGGTGTCAGAGGAACTCATCGAGCACTGCAAGATGACATTCGCCGGCGAATGTTCTGAGGTAGGTATGTACCTCGCAATGGCTCGCCAGGCTGACCGTGAGGGCTATCCTGAGGTGGCTCGTGCTTTTGAGCACTACGCTTACGAGGAGGCTAACCACGCAAGCCGTTATGCAGAGCTGCTCGGCGATGTACTGAAGGACACCAAGTCAAACCTCATGGCTCGTATCGAGGCCGAGAAGGGTGCATGTGCCGAGAAGTTCGAGATGGCAAAACTTGCCAAGAAGGAAGGCTCTGACGCTCTCCACGACACCATCCACGAGATGGCTAAGGACGAGGCTCGCCACTGTGCAGGCTTCGTTGGTCTTTACAACCGCTACTTCAAGTAA
- a CDS encoding Fur family transcriptional regulator, with translation MDSAYNKLIALGIRPSIQRVAIMKYLISHHTHPTVEEVFVALKKQLPTVSRTTVYNTLRMLSEHGAASMITIDDHRVCYDGITEPHAHFFCKRCEKVFDFEAMEMPRYTGEMGKGFRIDDTQLYYKGICPKCLEAISQEEELN, from the coding sequence GTGGATTCAGCATACAACAAACTTATCGCACTGGGCATCCGTCCATCAATTCAGCGCGTTGCAATCATGAAATATCTGATTTCTCACCATACTCATCCTACGGTGGAAGAGGTATTCGTCGCTCTGAAGAAGCAACTGCCGACGGTGAGCCGCACAACAGTATATAACACACTGAGAATGTTATCAGAACATGGCGCAGCATCAATGATTACCATTGATGACCACCGTGTATGCTATGATGGCATTACCGAACCACATGCGCACTTCTTCTGCAAACGCTGCGAGAAGGTTTTTGACTTCGAGGCAATGGAGATGCCACGCTATACTGGCGAGATGGGCAAGGGATTCAGAATTGATGACACCCAGCTCTATTACAAGGGCATCTGTCCCAAGTGTCTGGAGGCTATAAGCCAGGAAGAGGAACTGAACTGA
- the thrS gene encoding threonine--tRNA ligase — protein sequence MVKITFPDGSVREYEQGVTGFQIAESISPALARDVVSCGVNGETTELNRPINEDASIALYKFDDEEGKHTFWHTSAHLLAEALQELYPGIQFGFGPAVENGFFYDVMPAEGQTISENDFPKIEEKMRELAKKNEQVLRRDISKADAVKEFTADGQEYKVEHIVEDLEDGTISTYSQGNFTDLCRGPHLVSTGAIKAIKITSVAGAFWRGDAKREQMTRIYGITFPKKKMLDEYLVMLEEAKKRDHRKIGKEMELFMFSDRVGKGLPIWLPKGTQLRLRLQDLLRRLLRPYNYQEVITPGIGGKNLYVTSGHYAHYGKDAFQPIHTPEEDEEYMLKPMNCPHHCEIYAHKPRSYKDLPLRIAEFGTVFRYEKSGELHGLTRVRTFTQDDAHIFVRPEQVKAEFENNIDIILKVFKTFGFDNYEAQISLRDPEDKEKYIGSDDVWEESETAIKEACAEKGLQARVELGEAAFYGPKLDFMVKDAIGRRWQLGTIQVDYNLPNRFKLEYTAEDNSKKTPVMVHRAPFGSLERFTAVLIEHTAGHFPLWLTPDQIAILPISEKYNDYAHKVKAYFDAHDVRSIMDDRNEKIGRKIRDNELKRVPYMVIVGEKEAAEGLVSMRQQGGGEQATMTMEAFAERINNEVADQLKELD from the coding sequence ATGGTTAAAATCACTTTCCCAGACGGTTCCGTTCGTGAATACGAGCAGGGCGTAACTGGTTTTCAAATCGCCGAGAGCATTTCGCCGGCTCTCGCCCGTGACGTTGTATCTTGCGGTGTAAATGGCGAAACAACAGAACTCAACCGTCCTATCAACGAGGACGCAAGCATCGCACTTTATAAGTTCGATGACGAAGAAGGTAAGCACACCTTCTGGCACACCTCTGCCCACCTCCTTGCCGAGGCTCTGCAGGAACTCTATCCAGGCATTCAGTTTGGTTTCGGTCCAGCAGTTGAAAACGGTTTCTTCTATGACGTGATGCCAGCAGAGGGACAGACAATCTCTGAGAACGACTTCCCAAAGATTGAAGAGAAGATGCGCGAGCTTGCAAAGAAGAACGAGCAGGTTCTCCGTCGTGACATTTCAAAGGCTGATGCCGTAAAGGAATTCACTGCTGACGGACAGGAATACAAGGTGGAGCACATCGTTGAAGACCTCGAAGATGGCACCATCTCAACATATTCACAGGGTAACTTCACCGACCTTTGTCGTGGTCCGCACCTCGTTTCTACAGGTGCTATCAAGGCAATCAAGATAACCAGCGTTGCCGGAGCTTTCTGGCGTGGCGATGCTAAGCGCGAGCAGATGACACGTATCTACGGTATCACCTTCCCAAAGAAGAAGATGCTCGACGAATACCTCGTAATGCTCGAAGAAGCAAAGAAGCGCGACCATCGTAAGATTGGTAAGGAAATGGAACTCTTCATGTTCTCTGACCGTGTCGGTAAGGGTCTTCCTATCTGGTTGCCAAAGGGTACACAGCTGCGTCTGCGCCTGCAGGACCTTCTGCGTCGTCTCCTCCGTCCTTACAACTATCAGGAGGTAATCACACCGGGTATCGGTGGCAAGAACCTCTACGTAACATCTGGTCACTATGCGCACTATGGCAAGGATGCTTTCCAGCCAATCCACACACCGGAGGAGGACGAAGAGTACATGCTCAAGCCAATGAACTGCCCTCACCACTGTGAGATCTACGCACACAAGCCACGTTCTTACAAAGATCTCCCACTGCGTATCGCTGAGTTCGGAACCGTGTTCCGCTACGAGAAGAGCGGTGAGCTTCACGGACTTACACGTGTTCGCACCTTCACACAGGATGATGCTCATATCTTCGTGCGCCCTGAACAGGTAAAGGCAGAGTTCGAGAACAATATCGACATTATTCTCAAGGTGTTCAAGACCTTCGGCTTCGATAACTATGAGGCACAGATTTCGCTCCGCGACCCAGAAGACAAGGAGAAGTACATCGGCTCTGACGACGTATGGGAAGAGAGCGAGACTGCCATCAAGGAGGCTTGTGCTGAGAAGGGGCTTCAGGCTCGTGTAGAGCTTGGCGAGGCTGCTTTCTACGGTCCTAAGCTCGACTTCATGGTGAAGGATGCCATCGGACGTCGTTGGCAGCTCGGAACTATTCAGGTAGACTATAACCTCCCTAACCGCTTCAAGCTCGAATACACCGCTGAGGACAACTCAAAGAAGACCCCAGTGATGGTTCACCGTGCACCATTCGGTTCGCTCGAGCGTTTCACAGCCGTTCTCATCGAGCACACAGCAGGTCACTTCCCACTCTGGTTGACACCTGATCAGATTGCTATCCTCCCGATCTCTGAGAAGTACAACGACTATGCCCACAAGGTAAAGGCATACTTCGATGCACACGACGTACGTTCGATCATGGACGACCGCAACGAGAAGATTGGCCGCAAGATTCGCGACAACGAGCTCAAGCGCGTACCTTACATGGTCATCGTCGGCGAGAAAGAGGCAGCCGAAGGTCTCGTATCAATGCGTCAGCAGGGCGGTGGCGAACAGGCTACTATGACAATGGAAGCCTTCGCTGAGCGTATCAACAATGAGGTTGCCGATCAGCTGAAGGAGTTGGATTAA
- the nrdG gene encoding anaerobic ribonucleoside-triphosphate reductase activating protein: protein MLHYINTDIVFQEFPDEVTLAINISGCPCHCPGCHSRFLWSDEGSDLTTEVLSSLIREAEDTITCVGFMGGDADPTAVDTLAEHVLHCHPGLKTGWYTGRTAISPLINQQHFNYIKVGPYLRHLGALNSPRTNQRMLRRRLDGSFEDITFRFWK, encoded by the coding sequence ATGCTTCATTATATCAACACGGATATCGTCTTTCAGGAATTTCCCGATGAGGTGACGCTTGCCATCAACATTTCAGGATGCCCATGCCACTGCCCGGGCTGCCACAGCAGATTCCTGTGGAGTGACGAGGGCAGCGACCTTACTACGGAGGTACTTTCCTCGCTCATCCGTGAGGCAGAAGATACTATCACCTGTGTGGGCTTCATGGGGGGCGATGCTGACCCGACTGCAGTAGACACGCTTGCCGAACACGTCCTGCATTGTCACCCAGGACTAAAGACAGGATGGTACACGGGGCGTACAGCCATATCGCCACTCATTAACCAACAGCACTTCAATTATATAAAAGTGGGGCCTTATCTCCGCCATCTCGGCGCACTGAACTCCCCACGTACCAATCAGCGCATGCTTCGCCGACGCCTTGATGGCAGTTTTGAAGATATTACTTTCCGCTTCTGGAAATAA